A genomic stretch from Pochonia chlamydosporia 170 chromosome 4, whole genome shotgun sequence includes:
- a CDS encoding L-azetidine-2-carboxylic acid acetyltransferase (similar to Paracoccidioides sp. 'lutzii' Pb01 XP_002790163.1) has translation MPAVMDDPTSPTIYRVSGQPPFPDPSNPGLPDDIVPRQVTLRDRQTVATIVPFVSRHQLPASLLVYLCDQLNREIEGGDTYPMMEPFTVDGFADYWFQTFGAVMLMGNIDSAEDVMNSKDWAKECLGSFFIKPNYPGRSSHICNASFITTDASRNRGVGRLMGEAYIDWAPRLGYTYSVFNLVYETNVASCRIWDALGFKRIGRIKACGNLRSHPDRLIDAIIYGRDLAPGESEELVSEERFDKIRFYLKYGKYPNGADRAEKSRLRSAATHYKLLEGDKLMLKDKEVISDPARQYEIARNVHAIHHGGINKTTATIAEKFHWSRIKETVSDVIRACVECKELGKTPNPGGNRKNGSASTPTSSTVSAGLNGNETQRQAQSPIQQQDDDVNSGRVLTLQQNHAGLMEALSQPDSSSSPSAYANPSDISVLATTHQNNQILHDPHSHAQHPHHNEHHNPHHHQHHHHNPMLQDQPASHETYQPIDPQIINHHDHQHPSSTQDDIPFDHYHPHADFQALLNATEDVVPGQDSDAAAAEAAAAAAVDRDLEMLIEHDEVDCNDGAMEGLEEGRRIGHRDRLYDVGFDGG, from the coding sequence ATGCCCGCTGTCATGGACGATCCGACAAGCCCCACCATCTACCGGGTCTCCGGCCAGCCTCCATTCCCGGATCCGAGCAACCCCGGATTGCCTGACGATATTGTTCCTCGTCAAGTGACATTACGAGATCGCCAGACAGTTGCGACGATTGTGCCTTTTGTCTCGCGGCACCAGCTGCCCGCGTCGCTGTTGGTCTACCTGTGCGACCAGCTGAACCGCGAGATAGAAGGAGGCGATACGTACCCCATGATGGAACCATTTACAGTTGACGGCTTTGCAGACTACTGGTTCCAGACCTTTGGGGCGGTCATGCTGATGGGAAATATTGACAGTGCAGAGGATGTGATGAACAGCAAGGACTGGGCGAAAGAGTGTCTCGgaagcttcttcatcaaaccCAATTATCCTGGTCGGAGCAGCCATATATGTAATGCCAGTTTCATTACAACAGACGCATCCCGTAATCGTGGTGTGGGACGACTCATGGGTGAAGCATACATTGATTGGGCCCCGAGACTTGGTTACACATACAGCGTCTTTAATTTGGTGTACGAAACCAACGTCGCGTCATGTCGCATCTGGGACGCACTTGGGTTCAAACGCATTGGCCGCATAAAAGCATGTGGCAACCTCCGAAGTCACCCAGATAGACTTATTGACGCCATAATATACGGCCGAGACCTAGCTCCGGGAGAAAGCGAAGAACTCGTCAGCGAGGAACGCTTCGACAAGATTCGATTCTACCTCAAGTACGGTAAATATCCGAATGGGGCGGACCGTGCTGAAAAGAGCAGGCTACGGAGCGCAGCAACACATTATAAGCTCCTTGAAGGCGACAAGCTGAtgctcaaggacaaggaggtCATTTCTGATCCAGCACGGCAGTATGAAATTGCTAGAAACGTTCATGCTATCCACCATGGCGGAATCAACAAGACGACCGCAACGATTGCGGAAAAGTTCCACTGGAGCCGCATCAAGGAGACTGTGAGCGACGTGATTCGCGCCTGTGTGGAGTGCAAAGAACTGGGCAAGACGCCAAATCCAGGCGGAAACCGCAAGAATGGAAGCGCCAGCACACCAACCAGCTCAACTGTGTCCGCCGGTCTCAACGGAAACGAGACGCAACGTCAAGCACAGTCTCCGatccaacagcaagacgacGATGTCAACTCTGGACGTGTTCTGACCCTGCAGCAGAACCACGCCGGCCTCATGGAAGCATTATCCCAGCCTGACTCGTCCTCTAGTCCGAGCGCATACGCCAATCCCAGTGATATCTCCGTCCTAGCTACAACGCATCAAAACAACCAAATACTACACGACCCTCACAGTCACGCCCAACATCCCCACCACAACGAACACCATAAcccccatcaccaccaacatcaccatcataACCCCATGCTTCAGGACCAGCCTGCTTCCCACGAAACATACCAGCCCATCGATCCCCAAATCATCAatcaccacgaccaccagcATCCTTCTTCGACACAAGACGACATACCGTTTGATCATTACCATCCCCACGCGGACTTCCAGGCACTCCTCAACGCGACGGAGGATGTTGTTCCAGGACAGGATTCTGATGCGGCTGCCGCGGaagctgcggcggcggcggcagtggACAGGGATCTAGAAATGCTGATTGAACATGACGAAGTGGATTGTAATGACGGTGCGATGGAGGGCTTAGAGGAAGGGAGAAGAATTGGGCATAGGGACAGGCTTTACGACGTTGGGTTTGACGGGGGATAG
- a CDS encoding T-complex protein 1 subunit eta (similar to Aspergillus terreus NIH2624 XP_001212128.1), which produces MSFGGQTPTIIVLKEGTDTSQGKGQIVSNINACLAVQATIKSTLGPYGGDLLMVDENGKQTITNDGATVMKLLDIVHPAARILVDIARSQDAEVGDGTTSVVVLAGEILKEVKDHVEQGVSAQIIIKGLRRASKMAVNKIKEIAVSTNEGNRRETLKKLAATAMTSKLIKRNTEFFTEMVVDAVLSLDQDDLNEKLIGIKKIPGGSLTESRFVNGVAFKKTFSYAGFEQQPKSFKKPKIVCLNVELELKAEKDNAEVRVEQVSEYQAIVDAEWQIIYKKLEAIYKTGAKVVLSKLPIGDLATQFFADRDIFCAGRVTGEDMERVVQATGAVTQSTCSDILPEHLGTCGSFEERQIGGERFNFFEECPEAKTCTLVLRGGAEQFIAEVERSLHDAIMIVKRAIKNHMIVGGGGAVEMEISAYLHRFADKDVSNKQQAIIKSFAKALEIIPRQLCDNAGFDATDILNKLRVDHRKGSIWAGVDFKNEGVADMMERFVWEPALIKINALQAATEASCLILGVDETIRNEESAKPQAPGQLPPGAAQRAVRGRGRGMPRR; this is translated from the exons ATGTCGTTCGGTGGCCAGACGCCGACCATTATCGTCCTCAAAGAAG GAACCGATACTTCCCAAGGCAAGGGTCAAATTGtctccaacatcaatgcCTGTCTTGCTGTCCAGGCCACTATCAAATCGACCCTGGGTCCGTATGGCGGGGACCTGCTAATGGtcgatgagaatggcaagcAAACCATTACCAACGACGGTGCCACTGTCATGAAG CTTCTCGACATTGTTCACCCCGCCGCCCGAATCCTCGTCGACATCGCACGATCACAAGATGcagaagttggtgatggtaCGACGTCTGTGGTTGTCCTGGCCGGAGAGATCCTAAAGGAAGTCAAGGACCACGTCGAGCAGGGTGTCAGCGCTCAGATCATCATCAAAGGTTTGAGGAGAGCGTCAAAGATGGCTGtcaacaagatcaaggaaATCGCCGTAAGCACCAACGAGGGTAATCGCCGCGAAACCCTCAAGAAGTTGGCTGCCACCGCCATGACTAGCAAGTTGATCAAGCGAAACACTGAGTTCTTCACAGAGA TGGTTGTCGATGCCGTTCTATCCCTCGACCAAGACGATCTCAACGAGAAGCTCATTGGAATCAAGAAAATCCCCGGCGGCTCGCTAACCGAATCACGATTCGTCAACGGTGTCGCTTTCAAGAAGACGTTCTCATATGCCGGTTTCGAACAACAACCCAAATCCTtcaagaagcccaagattGTGTGTCTCAACGTTGAGCTGGAGCTCAAGGCTGAAAAGGACAACGCCGAAGTCCGCGTGGAACAGGTGTCCGAGTACCAGGCCATTGTCGACGCTGAGTGGCAGATTATCtacaagaagctggaggcCATCTACAAGACTGGTGCCAAGGTTGTTCTGAGCAAGCTGCCTATTGGTGACTTGGCCACCCAATTCTTCGCCGACAGAGACATCTTTTGCGCTGGCCGTGTTACTGGGGAGGACATGGAACGTGTTGTCCAGGCTACTGGAGCTGTTACCCAGTCGACCTGCTCTGATATCCTGCCTGAGCACCTGGGCACGTGCGGAAGCTTCGAGGAGCGTCAAATTGGTGGCGAACGGTTCAACTTCTTTGAGGAGTGCCCCGAGGCCAAGACCTGCACACTAGTGTTGCGTGGTGGTGCCGAGCAATTCATCGCCGAGGTTGAGCGATCTCTCCACGACGCCATCATGATTGTCAAGCGAGCCATCAAGAACCACAtgattgttggtggtggtggtgccgtTGAGATGGAGATCTCAGCATACCTACACCGATTCGCTGACAAAGACGTGTCCAACAAGCAACAGGCCATTATCAAGTCCTTCGCCAAGGCCCTCGAGATCATCCCCCGACAGCTCTGCGACAATGCCGGCTTTGACGCAACCGATATCCTCAACAAGTTGCGCGTCGACCACCGCAAGGGCAGCATCTGGGCTGGTGTGGACTTCAAGAACGAGGGTGTAGCTGATATGATGGAGCGGTTTGTATGGGAACCTGCCCTTATCAAGATCAATGCTCTGCAGGCTGCCACCGAAGCCAGTTGCTTGATCTTGGGTGTAGATGAGACCATTCGAAATGAGGAGAGTGCCAAGCCACAAGCTCCTGGCCAGTTACCCCCCGGTGCGGCTCAGCGAGCAGTTCGTGGTCGTGGCCGCGGCATGCCTCGTCGATGA
- a CDS encoding ankyrin repeat-containing domain-containing protein (similar to Metarhizium robertsii ARSEF 23 XP_007820851.1) codes for MDGADNSLPPEALALAARMYNAARAGDLATFQQALPAGLPANMTNEKGDTLLMLAAYYGHADLVKLLIQHGADPNRLNDKNQSPLAGAVFKKEDAVIEVLLEGGADPEHGNPNAMQCVAMFKQEEAWMAKFEAATGRGKARESGQGPSL; via the exons ATGGACGGTGCAGACAACTCACTTCCACCAGAGGCCCTCGCCTTGGCCGCGCGCATGTATAATGCAGCAAGAGCCGGAGACCTGGCTACATTTCAACAAGCTCTTCCTGCTGGTTTGCCGGCCAACATGACAAATGAAAAGGGCGATACGTTG CTCATGCTCGCCGCCTATTATGGCCATGCGGATTTAGTCAAGCTACTTATTCAACACGGTGCTGATCCTAACCGTCTTAACGACAAGAATCAGAGCCCGTTGGCTGGGGCTGTGTTTAAGAAGGAGGATGCGGTCATCGAG GTTTTATTAGAGGGTGGTGCGGATCCTGAACATGGAAATCCAAATGCTATGCAGTGTGTAGCTATGTTTAAGCAAGAGGAGGCGTGGATGGCCAAATTTGAGGCCGCAACTGGACGAGGAAAGGCGAGGGAGTCTGGGCAAGGTCCGTCATTGTAG